From one Actinomycetota bacterium genomic stretch:
- a CDS encoding glutamate synthase-related protein, with protein DIYSIEDLAQLIFDLKQVNPRADVSVKLVSTQGVGTIAAGVVKGLAEVVHISGADGGTGASPLSSIKHAGTSWELGLAETQQVLMSEGLRDRVRLRVDGGLKTGRDIVMAALLGADEFSFGTAALLAEGCVMVRTCHRDTCPVGIATQRPDLRAKFAATPEMVAAYMLFVAGEARRMLARLGLTSVDEAVGRTDLLRLRKTGDARADSADLSWLLEAGEGSPRFQRPLEIQRPRSALGAKVARDSIFAVSSGEELERSYPITNADRSVGAELGGEIGRRFGEDVPPGLARISFKGEAGQSFGAFLTHGVEFRLRGEANDYVGKAMNGGLIVVTPPESDAGSPVLIGNTVLYGATGGELYCAGAAGARFAVRNSGAISVVEGAGMHACEYMTGGWVVILGPVGHNLGAGMTGGQAFVHDPSGTLPWRTNTELVFVQHANSDQLEIVREFVERHVELTASVKGRYVLANWEAESHHMWAVRPKSDVAKIESRQDGPADRVA; from the coding sequence CGACATCTACTCGATCGAGGACCTCGCCCAGCTCATCTTCGACCTGAAGCAGGTAAACCCCCGCGCGGACGTGTCCGTGAAGCTCGTGTCGACCCAGGGAGTGGGGACGATCGCCGCCGGAGTCGTGAAGGGCTTGGCCGAGGTGGTTCACATCTCGGGAGCCGACGGGGGGACGGGTGCCTCGCCGCTGTCGTCCATCAAGCACGCGGGGACGTCCTGGGAGCTGGGATTGGCGGAGACACAGCAGGTGCTGATGTCCGAGGGACTGCGCGACCGCGTCCGGCTGCGCGTGGACGGAGGACTGAAGACCGGCCGCGACATCGTGATGGCCGCTCTGCTCGGAGCCGACGAGTTCTCCTTCGGGACGGCGGCGCTTCTGGCAGAGGGGTGCGTCATGGTGCGCACCTGCCACCGGGACACCTGCCCGGTAGGCATAGCCACCCAGCGGCCCGACCTGCGCGCGAAGTTCGCCGCGACGCCGGAGATGGTCGCCGCCTACATGCTGTTCGTCGCCGGCGAAGCGAGGCGGATGCTCGCGCGGCTGGGCCTCACGTCGGTGGACGAGGCCGTCGGCAGGACGGATCTGCTACGGCTGCGCAAGACCGGCGACGCACGTGCCGACTCCGCCGACCTGTCGTGGCTGCTGGAGGCGGGAGAGGGGTCACCGAGGTTCCAGCGCCCCCTGGAGATTCAGCGCCCGCGTTCTGCTCTCGGGGCGAAGGTGGCGCGGGACTCGATCTTCGCGGTGAGCTCAGGCGAGGAGTTGGAGCGCAGCTATCCGATCACCAACGCCGACCGCTCGGTGGGGGCCGAGCTCGGCGGCGAGATAGGCAGGCGTTTCGGCGAGGACGTCCCGCCGGGTTTGGCACGGATCTCTTTCAAGGGCGAGGCCGGGCAGTCGTTCGGCGCCTTTCTCACCCACGGAGTGGAGTTCCGGCTCCGAGGCGAGGCCAACGACTACGTCGGCAAGGCCATGAACGGAGGGCTGATCGTGGTCACTCCCCCCGAGTCCGACGCGGGGTCGCCGGTGCTGATCGGCAACACGGTCCTGTACGGCGCAACCGGCGGCGAGCTTTACTGCGCCGGCGCCGCGGGGGCCCGATTCGCCGTCCGCAACTCAGGAGCAATCTCCGTGGTCGAGGGTGCCGGGATGCACGCCTGCGAGTACATGACCGGCGGGTGGGTCGTCATCCTCGGGCCCGTCGGACACAACCTGGGGGCCGGCATGACCGGGGGCCAGGCCTTCGTGCACGACCCCTCGGGCACGCTGCCGTGGAGGACCAACACCGAGCTCGTGTTCGTCCAGCACGCGAACTCCGACCAGCTGGAGATCGTCCGCGAGTTCGTAGAGCGCCACGTGGAGCTCACAGCCTCGGTGAAGGGACGCTACGTCCTGGCGAACTGGGAGGCCGAGTCCCACCACATGTGGGCGGTCCGGCCGAAGTCCGACGTGGCGAAGATAGAGTCCCGGCAGGACGGGCCAGCCGACCGCGTCGCCTGA